From one Lycium ferocissimum isolate CSIRO_LF1 chromosome 7, AGI_CSIRO_Lferr_CH_V1, whole genome shotgun sequence genomic stretch:
- the LOC132064722 gene encoding (-)-camphene/tricyclene synthase, chloroplastic-like produces MLGLATSTRPLPIPFSSFNSSKAKSIACLSTNGMKTGPVPLTHSPNISTNLSSSDGINPIRRSGNYEPTMWNFQFIQFTHNRYAGEEYMKRFDELKAEMKRNLMMMVEGSEELEKLELVDNLQRLGVSYHFNHEIMRILRSIHQNATPEDSLYSTALKFRLLRQHGFDISQDILNNFKDEQGNFNQSLCKDTKGLLQLYEASFLSTETENTNLDAANTFARSHLENYLYNNLYGEQDNPTVALVRHALELPLHCMMLRVETRWYINIYERMPNANPLLLELAKLDYNIVQATHQEDIRNLSRWWKSSCLAEKLPFSRDRIVEAFLWIAGMMVEPQKNQSCRIMLTKVTAMATVIDDIYDVYGTLDELELFTDAVERMDVKAMDQLPDYMKICYLSLFNTITEIAYEVLKEHGVNVTPYLIKSWADLCKAYLQEARWYYNGYTPSLEEYMDNAWISVGSPVMVVGAFFFATDPITKEALDWLSKYPDIIRWSATIIRLADDLVTSSDEMERGDVPKSIECYMNEKGASEEEARKHINSLIKETWKLINTTQKENSLFYGKFIECGVNIARTGQTIYQHGDGHGIQNCEIQNRISKLFFEPITISIP; encoded by the exons ATGCTAGGCTTGGCTACCTCCACAAGACCTCTACCTatccctttttcctctttcaaCTCATCAAAGGCAAAATCAATAGCCTGTCTCTCTACTAATGGCATGAAAACTGGACCAGTACCACTTACTCACTCTCCTAATATCTCCACTAATCTTTCATCTTCTGATGGAATTAACCCCATTAGGCGTTCAGGGAATTACGAGCCTACCATGTGGAATTTTCAATTTATTCAGTTCACACACAATCGTTATGCG GGAGAGGAGTATATGAAGCGCTTTGACGAACTGAAGGCAGAAATGAAGAGGAATTTGATGATGATGGTTGAGGGATCAGAAGAATTAGAAAAGTTGGAGTTGGTTGATAATTTACAAAGGCTTGGAGTGTCTTACCACTTCAACCATGAAATTATGCGAATCTTGAGGAGCATTCACCAAAATGCAACCCCAGaagattcattatattccaCAGCCTTGAAGTTTAGGCTCTTGCGACAACATGGTTTTGATATCTCTCAAG ATATATTGAACAATTTCAAGGATGAGCAGGGCAACTTCAATCAAAGTCTTTGTAAAGATACAAAAGGGTTGTTACAATTATATGAAGCTTCATTTCTCTCTACGGAAACTGAAAACACCAATTTGGATGCTGCTAATACATTCGCACGGTCACATCTAGAGAATTATTTGTACAATAATTTATATGGTGAGCAAGACAATCCGACAGTCGCACTAGTGCGCCATGCCCTGGAACTTCCTTTGCATTGCATGATGTTGAGAGTAGAGACAAGGTGGTACATTAACATTTATGAGAGAATGCCAAATGCTAATCCTCTTTTGCTCGAGCTTGCTAAGTTGGATTACAACATTGTGCAAGCAACTCATCAAGAAGATATTAGAAATCTATCAAG GTGGTGGAAGAGCTCATGCCTTGCAGAAAAATTGCCATTTTCAAGGGACAGAATTGTTGAAGCTTTCCTATGGATAGCTGGGATGATGGTTGAGCCTCAAAAGAACCAATCCTGCCGAATAATGTTGACAAAGGTCACTGCTATGGCTACAGTCATAGATGACATTTATGATGTTTATGGCACTCTTGATGAATTGGAACTCTTCACTGATGCTGTTgaaag AATGGATGTTAAAGCAATGGATCAGCTTCCAgattatatgaaaatatgttatCTTTCACTCTTCAACACTATCACTGAAATTGCCTACGAAGTTCTCAAGGAGCATGGGGTCAACGTCACACCTTACCTTATAAAATCA TGGGCAGATTTGTGCAAAGCTTACTTACAAGAAGCAAGATGGTACTACAACGGATATACTCCGAGTCTGGAAGAATACATGGATAACGCATGGATTTCAGTTGGAAGTCCTGTGATGGTAGTGGGTGCATTCTTCTTTGCCACAGATCCAATTACGAAAGAGGCATTGGACTGGTTAAGCAAGTACCCTGACATAATTCGTTGGTCTGCTACAATTATTCGTCTTGCCGATGACTTAGTAACATCATCT gatGAAATGGAAAGAGGTGATGTTCCCAAGTCAATTGAATGTTACATGAATGAGAAGGGTGCTTCTGAAGAAGAAGCAAGAAAACACATCAATTCTTTGATAAAGGAGACATGGAAACTGATCAACACAACTCAAAAGGAAAATTCGTTATTTTATGGAAAATTCATTGAATGTGGAGTAAATATTGCAAGAACGGGACAAACCATTTACCAGCATGGAGATGGGCATGGAATTCAAAATTGTGAGATTCAAAATCGTATATCCAAATTATTCTTTGAGCCCATAACAATTTCAATCCCATAA